A stretch of DNA from Macrotis lagotis isolate mMagLag1 chromosome X, bilby.v1.9.chrom.fasta, whole genome shotgun sequence:
AGacccttctccccccccctcctGGGGGGGGAACTTGTGCGGGCATCGGGCGACTGCCTGttgtcctccccctccccaccccctccctacCTCGCCGGGCTCGGAGGGCGGTTGGGAGGGGGGTTCTGGGGGAGGCGGAGGTGAAGTAGTGGTCTTCATTGTGCGCACGCGCGGAGGGCCCACTGGCCTCCGTGAGACTCGGACCCCCCCCACCCCGGTCCCGTTCGACCGTTGCCCTGTAGGAACGAACGCAACCTTGTCGCCTTCCATACCCTCCGaccccccttcccaccccacccacccccaatttAATTCTTAGTCCCTAGGGAAACGAAGGACTTTGGGCCCCTCCCAATCAACTGGCGAGCTGGAGGCAGGGAGCTCAGAGAGGGACCTCCCCCAGGGAGGAGAggtgagggaggggaagggatcCGAGGCCTTGAAGggctgggctgggggggggggtgacaggAAGGGAGGGGGGATAGTGGGAGGGTGAGGGGCAGGGGAGGTGCCGGTGGGGGGGGTGGCCCCAGAAAGTGAGACATTGCTGCCCTGGAGAAGCTGGGGAGATGAGGGCTGAGATGGCTCAAAGAGCGGAGCGGGACTGTGGGGTCGGGCCGCCCCAAAGCAGAGGCAGGGCTgaagtgtgggggggggggtcgtgTATATGCCTGTACATGTGGAAGGTTTGGTGAAGACCAAGAGTTGAAGTATGGGAGAGACAGGTCCTGAGAgggatgaagaaaaaaggaaaggagtagCCTCattggggctgggggggggggggggagaaagtccaggaaaataaaatttgaagagaAGGGATAGAccaggagaagggaagaagggaagttgAGAACTGCCTGGGATATAGTGAAAAGTGAGTAATAGTAAGAATCAGGGGGCCTGAGTATAAGACTCCCTAACTGCCACTTATTCAAATGTAGGTCCTTAAACCCACATTACTTCCTTTttttgggtcttagtttcttcatctgtaatatgggggGGGATGGTAACATTTGTGGATCCTACTTGATGGGGTTACTATGAGAATCGTATGGAAACAGATATGTGAActcaaaaactatttaaaataccTATAAGGTGTTTATTAGATTAGAAACTGAGTGGGAATATATGATTAGCAAAAGATCAAAAGTTAAAGAAGAAAGTAGTAGGGGAGGGAATGGAGAATAAAATAGCAGAATAGTAAAatagtggagaaaaaaattaaataggtaTAGTAACTTATAAAGGCTGATCTTTACCTAAACAGTaagtcctgtgtgtgtgtgtgtgtgtgtgtgtgtgtgtgtgtgtgtgtgtgtgtttatacctAACATCTTTAACTAGAGAATAGTGATAGAGACTCTGACTTGGATCCCATCCCCTATACAGTATTAGTGTGGCTAATtctcaaataataattttagctTGGGTGGTAAAAAAGCGAGCTTTATTCTTATCCAAAGACTTGAGAGAAATTAAAACCATTTCTTTGTGTCAAGAGAAATCATTTCTCATTTTAGATCCTATAAAGGGATAGGTGGATAGGGCACCAAGGACACTTAgattagaaagaaggaaagagttcTTTGGATTGTGATATACAGTTATGGGCTTTCAGTGCTGAACTTGAAGAatcagaagagataaaaataaaaggtaattggAATCAAGGGAAGCATTTGGTTTTAGGGCAGTATCTCATTACTTATCTCTGTTTTCATCTGGGGATAGAATTAAGATTTAAATGGAGTAcctaatatttaaatattgcaGTATTTCATTGCTTGTTTGCCCCATCTTTGTTTTCACTTGGGGATAGAATTAAGATTTAAATGGAGTACCAGATAATTACTTAACGGACaagtaaattaaattttcaatttcttaatatgttttcttttttctttttttttaattacagttCCCTTTGCTGCCTTTCCAGAACAAGAAGATGTTATTGCcacctgcctctgtttcctgagAACGTTGCAGTTTGCCTTGACACCTCATGGAGGATACCCCTGCTTTGATCAGCTGCCCTGATTGTCAGCGTCATTTCCCCAGCCTTCCAGAACTGGCACGTCACCGAGAGCTGCTCCATCATTCACCTCCAGGCAGGAATGGTGATGAGGCTGATGGGATTCCTCGGCCATACCGATGTGTACAGTGTGGGAGGGGTTACCGTCATGCAGGTAGTCTGGTCAATCATCGACGGACCCATGAGATTGGCCGCTTTCCTTGTACTACATGCAACAAGGACTTCTCCAATCCTATGGCCCTCAAGAGTCACCTGAGGACTCATACCCCTGAGGGCCGAAGGAAGCACAGGCCTCCCCGTCACAAAGAAGCTACATCATATAGCCAGGGTCAGATGGCTGCCACTGATATTTGGGGGGCTGTGCCTGGTcctggggaaaactggaacaaCCAGGCAAATCATGGACAAAGTGCTCATGAGTGGGAGGCAGGACCTGATCCTAGAGAAACCTCTAGTACCTGGGAAAAGCCACCTGGACCCAAGGATGGCTGGGAGAACAGGACAGATTCTAAGGAGAGTACAGAGGGATGGGGAAATACATCAGGTCCCACAGAGGCCCCTACTCTTCCTGCTCCAGCCAATAGCCTTCTTAGCAATTTAGAGCAGTACTTAGCTGAGTCCATGGTAGATTTCACAGGGAATGAGAGAGCACCTCAGTCTCCCCCTGCAGAGGATGAACGTCGATACAAGTGTGGACAATGTGGCAAAACATATAAACATGCTGGAAGTCTAACCAATCACCGGCAGAGTCATGCCTTAGGTATCTACCCTTGTGCAGTATGCTTCAAGGAGTTTTCTAACCTTATGGCCCTAAAGAATCATTCTAGGTTACATGCTCAGTATAGGCCTTACCAGTGTCCTCGATGCCCCCGGGCTTTCCGGCTGCCCAGTGAATTGCTGGGGCACCAACAAGCCcatgagggagaagggaaggaaccaacatgggaggaaaaaggagagtcATCTGCCAATGGTCATGGAGAAAGTGGTCACGAGAGAGATCCGCTTCATAGTACCAAGGAACTTAATACCTCTGGGGAATTCAACACTTCTGGAGAGCTTGATGCTGGGGAGCTTAATGAGGGTGGAGTAGAAGAATATAGGCCTTTCCGTTGTGCTGATTGTGGCCGCACTTACCGACATGCTGGAAGCCTTATCAATCATCGGAAAAGTCACGAGACTGGTGTCTATCCTTGCCCAGTCTGCCCAAAGCAGCTATTCAATGCTGCAGCCCTCAAAAATCATTTGCGGGCTCATCTTAAAACTCGTCGTAGTGTTGGGGAAGAGGAACAGCATCAACCACCACCTCCCACACCTCTGCCTTCCCTGATGGCACCGCTACCAGAGGTTGAcccagaggaggaagagaatccTTCTACTCCAACTACTGCCACAGACCATCGCCCCTACAAATGTAATGAGTGTGGACGGGCTTACCGTCACCGAGGAAGCCTGGTAAACCACAGACATAGTCATCAGACTGGTGAATTTCAGTGCTCCCTTTGCCCCCGCCAGTATCCAAATCTCATGGCTCTCCGTAATCATGTGAGGGTACATTTTAAGGCAGCACGACGCAATGGGAGTCAAGGGAGAGAGGAATCACAGAATCATGATGGAGAGGGCATCACACTTGGCCTAGAAAGAGAGGAGTCTACCCCTAGTCAAGAGGAGGAATGCCctgaagaggagaaagaacaaCTGACAACCCAAGGGGAAGAAGATCCTACTGAAGAAGGAACAATGAACAGCCATCCAGAAGTTGACATGGCAGTGGCACAAATATGTGGTATTTGTGGGATGCTTTTTGATGATGTACAGAGCTTAAAACAACATGGCCAAACTCATCAAGAAGGGGAGGGAAATAGAGCTGAGTCTCCCCCAAGGACCTATTCCTGTAGAGACTGTGGGAAGACTTATCGACATTCAGGAAGTCTCATCAATCACAGGCAGACTCACCAGACAGGTGACTTTGGTTGTGGGACATGTGCCAAGCATTTCCATACTGTGGCAGCCATGAAGAGCCACTTAAGACGTCATAGCCGGAGACGAAGCAAGAGGCACCAGCGACAGAGTGCTGGGATCACTGGGAGCAGCAGTGGAGAAGTGATAACAGATAGAAATGAGTCCTCACCAGAGGACCACCAGGACAAGGATTTGgttgtgaaagaggaagaaaacgAGAAAATTGACTTTCAGAAAGATATGAAAGTGAATGGAGTTAATGTGGCcaatggaaaattggaaaacaatgaGAACTCTTTTCATGATGATATTGAGAGAGACAAATGTAAGCTAGAAAGAAATGAGGCTTGCTTCCAGAGTAATGAAGAAGGCAAAACCAATGACAGAGGACTGGAAGGGAAGGAGTCCTGTTTCGTTAGGAATCTAGTAGCAACAGGCAATAAAGGAGATGATGGGGACACTCCAACTTTGGTAGAAGGGGAACATAAGCAGGAGAGTGTGTGTGATGTCACTTCCCGTGGCCCTGAGGCTCTTAATGGTTGGCGGACCTCTGGCCACCACACATGTCATGATTGTGGACGATCTTTCCACCATAGAGCTGGCTTACTGAACCATCGACCTTGCCATCCACCAGGCATCTACCAGTGTTCACTCTGCCCTAAGGAATTTGACTCGCTCCCTGCCCTACGTAGCCATTTTCAGAACCATGGACCAGGAGAGGCCACATCAGCACAGCCTTTTCTTTGTTGCCTCTGTGGCATGATTTTCCCTGGGCGAGCAGATTATAGACAGCATAGAAGTCAGGCCCATGATTCCCCTGGTGAGAGCCCTAGTTCTTCagaggatgaagaggaagaggCATTGACCTCTAACTCAACTCCTTTGCAGCTCTCAGAAGCAGAACTACTAAACCAACTACAACGGGAGGTAGAGGGTCTGGATGGGGCTGGCTATGGGCACATCTGTGCCTGCTGCGGCCAGACATATGATGACTTAGGAAGTCTAGAGCGCCATCATCAGAGTCTAGGGAGTATTTCTGTAGATGGAATGGATGTAACTCCTGTAGATATGGAAGAGAAGAATGGGATCTCAGAGACAACTATGGGTGATATTTCTGAGAGCACTGTGAACTCTGTCTCTCCAGATGACACAGGCAATAATTCTGGGGAGTGTCTAGATACTATGTCCAGAGACAGCATGGAAGCAGGGACTGTGGACACAATCTCTGTTTTAGAGATAGAAGGCACCAGCGTAGAAGCTGTTCCTGTTGCTCTCTCCCCTGCCCAGCCTCGTCCCTTTCAGTGTAGTCAGTGTGGTAAAACCTATCGTCATGGTGGGAGCCTTGTAAACCATCGTAAAACTCACCAGACAGGGGATTTTGCCTGTCCCATCTGTGCTCGAAGATATCCCAACTTGGCTGCCTACCGAAATCACTTGCGTAATCATCCCCGATGCAAAGGAGCAGAGCCCCAGGTAGGGGTCATCCCTGTGGTAGAAAACAAGGAAACACAGATGCCAGCAGAGGTAGGGCCATTGCTTATGCCATCAGAAGAACTGCAGAAAGAACTTAAGGAGAAGGTAGtggaagaaataattattaagaaaGAGCCAGAGGAGACCACTGTGAAGCAGGAGGAAGTGCCACTAAAAGACAATGGCACAGAAGAGGGAAATTCAGAGAAGGAGGCCAATATAGATCGTCCCTTTGGCTGTGAATTGTGTGGTCGGACATATAAACATGCTGGTAGTCTCATCAACCATCGGCAGAGCCATCAAACAGGACACTTTGGCTGCCAGGCCTGCTCCAAGGGTTTCTCTAATCTCATGGCTCTTAAGAACCACCGGCGTATCCATGCTGAACCCCGTCGGTTCCATTGTGGAGAATGTGGCAAAGCCTTCCGGTTGCGTAAACAGCTGGCTAACCATCAGCGTGTCCATGTGGAGCAACGAAATGGCAATTCTGGAGGCACTCGAAAGCTGCTGTCAAAATCATCCTCACTACCACGAGATGAACGACCTTTCCGTTGTGGGCAATGTGGTAGGACTTACCGGCATGCTGGAAGCCTCCTGAACCATCGCCGGAGCCATGAGATAGGGCAATACAGCTGTCCAACCTGCCCTAAAACCTATTCAAATCGTATGGCACTAAAGAACCACCAGCGCCTACACTCAGAGAGTCGGAGGCGACGGACAGGAAGGGCAAGGCGTGGGTGTGGACCTCGAGTAGCTGTGCGCTGTGCCCTTTGTAGTCACAGTTTTCCTAGGCGGGCATCTCTGGAGAAACATCTGAGGGAGCATGAAGAAGCAAGTAAGAAGGAGCTAGATGTAATAAAAGTACTAAACCAAACAACTGTCAAAGATGAGAGTCAAGCAGATATCAGTGAACTAGAAGGAAGATCATGTGAGTATGAACTTGGAACTCAGGTTGCTAACCAGACTAAGGGTACAGAATTGGATCAGGGCCCCAGTGGGTTATCAGGAGGTCAGGAAGGCAATGGAGAGCCATTATCCTGGGTCACTGGGAAAACAGATGGGTGGCATATTAATGAGACACCAATGAGTAAACCAGGTAGCCAAAAGCATTCTAGCTCTGGTGACTGTGGGTTTGGGAGTCTATGCAGTCAGGAAGAGAGTCAACCTAATGACCCAGAGCTAAGTAATTTAGAAGACTGGGATAATGGGCAAATCCAGGACCAAGGCAGCAGTTCTCAGTCCCAGCTAGAACTCCGCCCTTTCTGCTGTGGACAGTGTGGCAAGACCTACCGGCATGCAGGCAGCCTTCTAAACCACCGCAATACTCACAAAACAGGCCGTTACCACTGTCAGCTCTGCTCTAAGGAATTTTCAAATCCCATGGCTGCCAAAAATCATGGTCGTATCCATACAGCAACCCGTCGTTTCAAGTGCCCTCACTGTGGAAAAGCTTTTCGTGCCTCCCGTGAGCTGACCAGCCATCAGCGAGCCCATGTTATGGGACAAGGCCAAGCCCCACCTCAGTTGGAGGAAGCTGATAGGCAAGAGGTTGAAACTAAAAGGGATTTGGAAGATAAGTACATGTCAGGACAAGAGGAGACCCATAGAGGCACCAAAGAAATAATAGGGTCTCAGTCAGCTGTGAAGGAGGCAAAAGAAGTAGGGCTAAAACAAGCCACAGAAGAAGAGCGTCCTTTTTGTTGTACCCAATGTGGACGCTCTTATCGTCATGCTGGCAGCCTGTTAAACCACCAAAAAGCTCATGCCACAGGTCTTTATCCTTGCTCCCTCTGCCCCAAGCTACTGCCTAACCTGTTGGCCCTCAAGAATCATGGAAGGACACACACAGACCCTAAACGTCATCGCTGTGGAGTCTGTGGCAAAGCCTTTCGGACAGCAGCCCGACTGGAAGGGCACAGGAGGGTCCATGCACCACGGGAGGGACCCTTCTCTTGTTCGCATTGCCCTCGCCACTTCCGTCGTCAAATCAGCTTCTTGCAGCACCAGCAACAACACAAGGAGGAGTGGACAATGACTGGCATTGGTATGAGAACatgaattggggaggggggtaAGGGAGGAAGTCTTGTGAGAAAAAGTGAATAGTCTTGGGAGGCAAAGTGGGACAGAACTTTGAAAGTCGGAGACCAGAAATTCTAAGAGAACAAGGACCAAGGAGTAGCATACTTAGATTATGAGTGGTATTCAGATTTTTGAATATAGCTAAGAAAACCTATGAAATCCTTGCATTCTGGGAAGTGCAGAGGAATTGGTGGAGGGGTTAGGGTCTGGGTGCCCAATTACCAGTgttctatagttctttctttgcTGTTGaaagtttcctcttttttctggGAGTCTGCTTTGTACcccttagtttttgtttttattttgttttttttttttaggtttttgcaaggcaaacagggttaagtggcttgcccaaggccacacagctaagtaatcattaagtgtctgaggctggatttgaactcaggctggtgccacctagctgccctgtaccCCTTAGTTAACCAAATCTTGGTatctctttctacttttctttggaAAGTTCCAAAATTGTTTTCCTGTCCCAAGAGTAGGCAATCAAGAAGAGGAATAAGTGAAGAGGCATCCATTCCTCACTGTTGAAACAGCTTGGCTGATTGAAGTGGGTCACTTATCTTGCACTTAGGTTTCTCCTTATATCtttatcttacttccctcctggAGCCTAGGAAAACCTGATGTCCCACCCTTCTACATCATATTAAGCCCCCTGCATCACAGCCACTGGCTGTTTTGTCATATTTTTTGCCCTCAATTCCCATGTCACCTCTGcagcttatttttttcctttctcttcaaaCCTGCAGGTCTCATAAAATATAGGCATCCTTTTTCTTAGAAACAAATCTATCAggtggtttggttttgttttacttcagGTCTCTCAGTTTCCAGGTCCCACTCATCCTTCCTCCTCTGAATCTCATGCTTGCCTCTTGTTTCAGGGCTGAGTCATagttaattatttctttgaagCTGGCCCTGACtgaagcaataataataattagcccCTATTTTGCATCTTCTATCAAAGGGGATCAAACTATAAAGTACCTCCACCCACCATGGCTTATAGGATGAGCCTCTTCTATTCGccactgagaaaactgaagcaggaaTGGAGTCCACACACTGCTTCTAGAAAGCAGCCTTTTTTATACTGAGGGCAGGAATAGTTGAACAACTTTTTCTTCCAGCCTGCTTTTATTCCCAAAAGATCTAGTTCTCTTCTAGCTTTGTCTTGCTTTGATGTCTGTTCCAAGTCAGATTTAAGTAGTATTCTCCCTAGATCTTAGCTGATCCACCACAGACCCTATCTCCTTTTTACACTCCAAGGCATCTCTAGCAAACTGGCTCCTCAAACTAGAATGGTTCTTAGGAAGGTGGGGAAGATTGagattctaaaaaagaaaagtgacagcactggctctgaagtcaggagggcccagctgtgtgaccttgaggggcaagtcacttaaaaccccactgcctgggggagggggggagtgaCAGAAGAGAAAGATGGAGACAGAAAGATGTTCCTTTCAAGGGCAAAAGCGTTTTGTGACCTTAAGAAAAATCAGAAGGATAGAATATCTGGAAGCAAAAGTCAGGCTTCTAGGTTAACAGAAAATCTAACAGTTGCCTGATATTTAGAAAATTAGCCAGTGATCTGaagtttgtctttttctttctctcttcaggAGATACACAGTTACCTACAGCAGATGGGCCTCTCTCATCTTCCCTCCATCCACCTCCATGATTCTGGTCCTAGACCCTTTGCTTCAGTGGCCTCCAGACCTCGGCTTCACCCTCTGACCTGTTTGTCCCAAAGACTGAGACATTGGGGTTCTTATTTCTGCTTTTAACTCAGGAGAGTTTGGATATCCTGATCTCTCCTGTCATCCTCTTGGGAAGAACTCAGGAGACTTGACAGGATAGAACACGGTTAGggatgcttttttccccttccaatgAAAGATCCAGGGTCAGGGAAAGCCCCAACCCTGGAGAAGATGTTTCTGCCCTTTTGCCATTTCTGGCTCCCATTTTCTGGTGTATGGGGCTAATTAGAGCTGTActgagttctttttttccccctctccctcagCATTAAGAATCCTAGATCTACTGAGTGGGTCATAGAAAGAGGGATATAGGACAAAGAAACCTTGGAGTCTTAAGAATGAAGGGGAGGGACAGCATAGGTTCAGGGGAGATATCTAGACTCccaaagagggagaagagaaagagatttcTCCCTTGGAGGGGGAAGCCTTTTGCTACAATTTGTAACTTATTTTCTAAAGTCtattttgtaaggttttatttaagttttaaaaaagggaaaatttgctccaaaaaaaaaaaaggaaattttacgAAAAAGTTGACTTCTATAGTATGTATTTCATATCTGACagttggagaagggagaaaaatcaaaTCTTTTCCTGGGGCTTTCCTGTGTGATGGGACATGCATGAGTAGGGTTTGGGTATGGACGACCAAGATTCTGAGAAGGTTTTGCTAAAGTCTCCATATCCTGCAAGGGAGGATGGGGGGGGTGGCTCAGGATGGTTTTGTCTTCTGCCTCTTCCTAGCTCTGCGGAGCTCACAGTTCTTCCCAGATCCAGCTGGGTTCCTGCATTCTTCCAGAACCAGGCATCCAAGATAGTGGTCTGTCTTTCCAGGAGGCCTGTCTTTGTGAAGAGGGAATGAATGTCCTGATCTCTCTCCAAGGCTATCGCATCTTGAAGCCCTtggtaatcagaaaaaaaaacaaactaggtttgaggaaggagaaaaggggtcAGGTGGTGAAGAGTGAATTGGGAGTTACCTCTTGACTGTCCTTGCATGATGTAGGCATCTTAGAGAAGCTCAGTCACCAGCTGGAAGGACCACTTCCTGAGGTGAAAATGAGGATAGagggaagaaaataggaaattctGTTGACAAAGTATCAGTTTCATTGGGAGTAAAGAgaggaattggaaaaaaacagTTTTCCTAGATCCTGGGGACAAAGATAAGGGGGGGAGCAGTgcaaaaagttggaaaaagaCTCCTGAATCTTTGGAGGAAAATAAAGCCAGGGTTTGAATAGGAAAGGACTAATCAGGTAATTGGAAAAGTGGGGGCGATTTGCTGGGTTTCATACTTAGGGTAGCAGGGCAGTTCTCTTGCTCCGGTTCAGGTTTTTCAGCAAAATAGACTTGCCATTTGACACTGCTAATCCAATCTTCATAGGCAGGAAGTGCAGTAAAGACTCCAGGATGGACTGGGCCCCTACAGGCATCACTGAAGCTGTGCAGCCCTGCCAGGAACCATGTACCCATCACATCCTGCACCAGTGGTGATCCTGACAAACCCTGGCATGGGAGAAAAGACTTGTCACCCTTTGGCACTAAGCTTTCTAAAGATTCAGGGCCTGTGGCAAAAGACAACTGTGTGCTCCCTTTCCCCAAACATTTGCTACAGTTAAATTCTAAGTATGTTGAAGAGTTTGTAGACCTTTCTATAACACCTGACTTTTGGTGGAGATTGATGAAATTATAGTTGTAATGATCTTTAGTCTTTAGTGCAAGCCCTTTTCTGAACTAAAACCTATCAGTCTGAATAGAATCCTTGAAAGGCATATTCTAGGAGTGGCCCTGACACTAGGTCATATGGACTGTTTATCTGGAGACAGCTTCCAACCTTACCATTATGGTAGCCACAATAAATTTGGTAGATCCAGGCTAAAGGATGTTGGtttgaggttggggggggggggggaaatagatGTTAACAGGTGTTGACTTGTTTGATTAGGAGCTATTTGGTGTGAAGTTTGTTAGTGGGAGGCAACATTAGGCATAAAAACCTAAGGTTAAAAGCTGACTTTGAACCCTCTTTTAGCCTTCTCAAGGAAATAGAGCCTGAAACATAAAAGATGGGACAAGCATTTGTTTTGGAGTTAAATTTGGGGAAAGCCAGCATTTGGAGGTCCTAGTTTATCAATGCAGTTTCAGGGTTACCTCAAGCACCCTCACCTCACACTGAAGGGGTTCCCCCACAGCACTGCCACAGAGCATCCCTGAGAGGATAGGGATACCCTCACCCCTGGGAGTAGTGTGGAGTCTGCTGCaagctctggggccaagaagagTCACTGGAACTGTCACAGAAGAGCCAAGATCTGTGAAGAGAGGAGACTCCCAGGTCCTAGTCgggttttttaattttacccATATATTGGATTGTCCAAATTGCTTTTGTTGCATTGAATTCCCTAATTCCAGCTTGGGTACAAGGGCCTCTCCATCAAACCCATTTCTTCAATAAATGGACCCAGGTCACATTTCTACCTACCTGTTCCCTTTTGGGCTTTCCCCTGTGCCCAACCACGTGTCCCTTCTGGCAAGTCATGGGAAGCATAGGGCAGACAGAGGGGTCGAAGACTGGGACCCAAGATGACAGGCTGGGACAAGAGCAGCAATGCAATATCATAACCACCCTCTGGGTGTGTGTAAGCACCATGAAGGGTGAGTTGGCGAAGCCCTCGCTCCTCCTTACCCCTACCCAACCCTATGCTCCACTCTTCCAAGGTCTGGCGCCTgtggaaagagaaggggaaaggatttGTAAAAATAggaacttggggggggggtagagaatATGGAGTCTTGAATCTGAGGGGCCAGCTTACCCAATGAAGCAATGGGCAGCTGTCAGTACCACTTCCTCCGACACTAGGGCCCCTCCACATACAAACTGCCCAAGGTGCCTCAGTTGTACATCCCAGGGCCATGGGGAAGGAGTGCCAGGATGGGGACCCTTATCTTTGAATGAACCACAGGCTACAAGAAAGAAGACAGCCTTGAATACCTGGACTGAATCCTTACTATTGACAGCCCCAAGAATTTGAGTTAATGGTTTCTAAGCTCCCTTTGAGTTTTGAGTCCTCCCCAGCCTGAGTTAATCTAGTTTCTGACTAAAGTTTCCACCTCGGACACGTGTTTAATGCAGAAATGTAAGATGATGTTTCTATCCTTTCTGCTGTTGGAAGATGGGGGTGGGAGCCTTTAGTCCTTATTTTCCCTGTCTAAAAAGAGCTGCCTTTTGTATCATTAGGTTGTTTTCCAACCTGGAGAAGGTACAAGTTGCCTCCCCAGCTCCCCTTGAATTCAGACCCAGCCATCCCTATCTCATACAGATGCAACTGTCCTCATCACTGCTCTCCAGGACTTCAGAGTTCTGGTGGAAAAAGACAGCACCAGAGGCTTGAGATTGTAGCCAGGGGGCATAGGTGGCAAGATCAGTCAGCAGCACTGGGGTGTCCTCTTGGGCACAGTTTGAAGAGAAGCTGATGATTCCAACCTGAACCCAGTGCCCATCTGGCTCTTGACATAGCATTGGACCTCCAGAATCTCCCTAGAATGAACAGAAGAGACATGGTGTGGAATCTCCAAAATCTCCATGAATGCCTCTAAATATACCTAATGAAGATATAATTTGACACATTAACTTCTCTCATTCTTTCAGTCCTTCGTCTTCATGTGTTCACCCTTTTACCCCAAAATATAACTTGGTAATTTGCTGTTCTGGTGAGCCCACAGATCCCTGCTTCCTGAATTCCAGTGTCTAGCCTGAGCCTCTCAAGCCCTCTGTCAATACCtgtcccccaccccactcccttaCAACCCACCAGCCTCTCCTATCTCTTGGAGTACCTGGCAGGGACCTTGAGCTCCAGGCTGGGCCCCAGCACATAGCATCCCAGACCGAGCTGGACTGGAGAGCTCCCTCAG
This window harbors:
- the PRSS53 gene encoding serine protease 53; protein product: MPTEQTHQYLCLFSGLHAAQQACGQRGPDPPTPQEANAMPGEWPWQASVRRQGVHICSGSLVSDTWVLTAAHCFDRTSVTNLSSWSVVLGSLQLKGIGLGAEEVGVAFIHIPQTYNHYTEGSDLALLQLTQSLPQSPICLPQTGHRFPFGALCWATGWGQGTERAPGILRNLPLRLISRPTCNCLYNRLHLRELSSPARSGMLCAGAQPGAQGPCQGDSGGPMLCQEPDGHWVQVGIISFSSNCAQEDTPVLLTDLATYAPWLQSQASGAVFFHQNSEVLESSDEDSCISCGSFKDKGPHPGTPSPWPWDVQLRHLGQFVCGGALVSEEVVLTAAHCFIGRQTLEEWSIGLGRGKEERGLRQLTLHGAYTHPEGGYDIALLLLSQPVILGPSLRPLCLPYASHDLPEGTRGWAQGKAQKGTDLGSSVTVPVTLLGPRACSRLHTTPRGEGIPILSGMLCGSAVGEPLQCEGLSGSPLVQDVMGTWFLAGLHSFSDACRGPVHPGVFTALPAYEDWISSVKWQVYFAEKPEPEQENCPATLSMKPSKSPPLFQLPD
- the ZNF646 gene encoding zinc finger protein 646, whose protein sequence is MEDTPALISCPDCQRHFPSLPELARHRELLHHSPPGRNGDEADGIPRPYRCVQCGRGYRHAGSLVNHRRTHEIGRFPCTTCNKDFSNPMALKSHLRTHTPEGRRKHRPPRHKEATSYSQGQMAATDIWGAVPGPGENWNNQANHGQSAHEWEAGPDPRETSSTWEKPPGPKDGWENRTDSKESTEGWGNTSGPTEAPTLPAPANSLLSNLEQYLAESMVDFTGNERAPQSPPAEDERRYKCGQCGKTYKHAGSLTNHRQSHALGIYPCAVCFKEFSNLMALKNHSRLHAQYRPYQCPRCPRAFRLPSELLGHQQAHEGEGKEPTWEEKGESSANGHGESGHERDPLHSTKELNTSGEFNTSGELDAGELNEGGVEEYRPFRCADCGRTYRHAGSLINHRKSHETGVYPCPVCPKQLFNAAALKNHLRAHLKTRRSVGEEEQHQPPPPTPLPSLMAPLPEVDPEEEENPSTPTTATDHRPYKCNECGRAYRHRGSLVNHRHSHQTGEFQCSLCPRQYPNLMALRNHVRVHFKAARRNGSQGREESQNHDGEGITLGLEREESTPSQEEECPEEEKEQLTTQGEEDPTEEGTMNSHPEVDMAVAQICGICGMLFDDVQSLKQHGQTHQEGEGNRAESPPRTYSCRDCGKTYRHSGSLINHRQTHQTGDFGCGTCAKHFHTVAAMKSHLRRHSRRRSKRHQRQSAGITGSSSGEVITDRNESSPEDHQDKDLVVKEEENEKIDFQKDMKVNGVNVANGKLENNENSFHDDIERDKCKLERNEACFQSNEEGKTNDRGLEGKESCFVRNLVATGNKGDDGDTPTLVEGEHKQESVCDVTSRGPEALNGWRTSGHHTCHDCGRSFHHRAGLLNHRPCHPPGIYQCSLCPKEFDSLPALRSHFQNHGPGEATSAQPFLCCLCGMIFPGRADYRQHRSQAHDSPGESPSSSEDEEEEALTSNSTPLQLSEAELLNQLQREVEGLDGAGYGHICACCGQTYDDLGSLERHHQSLGSISVDGMDVTPVDMEEKNGISETTMGDISESTVNSVSPDDTGNNSGECLDTMSRDSMEAGTVDTISVLEIEGTSVEAVPVALSPAQPRPFQCSQCGKTYRHGGSLVNHRKTHQTGDFACPICARRYPNLAAYRNHLRNHPRCKGAEPQVGVIPVVENKETQMPAEVGPLLMPSEELQKELKEKVVEEIIIKKEPEETTVKQEEVPLKDNGTEEGNSEKEANIDRPFGCELCGRTYKHAGSLINHRQSHQTGHFGCQACSKGFSNLMALKNHRRIHAEPRRFHCGECGKAFRLRKQLANHQRVHVEQRNGNSGGTRKLLSKSSSLPRDERPFRCGQCGRTYRHAGSLLNHRRSHEIGQYSCPTCPKTYSNRMALKNHQRLHSESRRRRTGRARRGCGPRVAVRCALCSHSFPRRASLEKHLREHEEASKKELDVIKVLNQTTVKDESQADISELEGRSCEYELGTQVANQTKGTELDQGPSGLSGGQEGNGEPLSWVTGKTDGWHINETPMSKPGSQKHSSSGDCGFGSLCSQEESQPNDPELSNLEDWDNGQIQDQGSSSQSQLELRPFCCGQCGKTYRHAGSLLNHRNTHKTGRYHCQLCSKEFSNPMAAKNHGRIHTATRRFKCPHCGKAFRASRELTSHQRAHVMGQGQAPPQLEEADRQEVETKRDLEDKYMSGQEETHRGTKEIIGSQSAVKEAKEVGLKQATEEERPFCCTQCGRSYRHAGSLLNHQKAHATGLYPCSLCPKLLPNLLALKNHGRTHTDPKRHRCGVCGKAFRTAARLEGHRRVHAPREGPFSCSHCPRHFRRQISFLQHQQQHKEEWTMTGIGDTQLPTADGPLSSSLHPPP